From a region of the Danaus plexippus chromosome 8, MEX_DaPlex, whole genome shotgun sequence genome:
- the LOC116772610 gene encoding uncharacterized protein LOC116772610 — translation MKRSARILALARGNKENSRDLFDSTLFNEEQISVSSPDFSDTDSNYAPPVQDTSSDESYLYDDKILDRFCSFGNVPHSSEKFHQKNYSLLELKPISAKNIEQPLNEETSVICSDSILSDISNSPGTTLSVDSRLLKPVSISTHKSNSVVSGDTATVSISNHTQEDELTNDDDFIIPKKPPKCNRAIRSKDYCFFCEGFVLNFARHLTRHHVYEPEVQKILSVSKKSQERKNLIMALRKKGNFIQNSVEITKPMRKQKFTDYLPCTNCLGFYSKKLLWKHMKKCTQNSNKTTVNVQSEAQNLLLRHLKIDEKLKDTVFLRMRADKTSLVAKSDVLICSFGTQYMKTHREKHFVNVISRKMRELAKLLQEMKKINPSIKDLFDALRPIHYDTIVAATKIVGKYDSEKDRFESPTFAMNISTSIKQCCNIAILFALKKHGPYMETNTAEIEADLKTLIQIIDSNWKFDISSQAASDLNTNKWNKVTIVPLANDLKILKEYLGKNQKKLRTKSKKVYLMFRLIFSY, via the exons ATGAAAAGAAGTGCCAGGATACTCGCATTAGCAA gaggaaataaagaaaattcacGTGATTTATTTGATTCAACGTTGTTCAATGAG GAACAAATATCTGTTTCAAGTCCTGATTTTTCTGACACAGATTCCAATTATGCACCGCCTGTACAAGAT ACTTCATCTGATGAATCTTACTTATACGATGACAAGATTTTGGATCGATTTTGCTCATTTGGCAATGTACCTCATTCATCAGAAAAGTTTCATCAGAAAAACTACTCATTATTAGAACTCAAGCCCATATCCGCCAAAAACATTGAGCAGCCTTTAAATGAAGAAACCTCGGTAATCTGTAGTGATAGTATTTTAAGTGATATAAGTAATTCTCCTGGCACAACTCTTAGTGTGGATAGTAGATTATTAAAACCAGTATCCATATCGACACATAAATCTAATTCTGTTGTTTCGGGGGACACTGCAACTGTTAGCATTAGTAACCATACCCAAGAAGATGAGCTTACAAATGATGATGATTTTATCATACCAAAGAAACCACCTAAATGCAACCGCGCTATCCGAAGTAAGGACTACTGTTTTTTCTGTGaaggttttgttttaaattttgccaGACATTTAACTAGACATCATGTTTATGAACCTGAAGTCCAAAAAATTTTATCGGTGTCCAAAAAAAgtcaagaaagaaaaaatcttatcATGGCACTAcgaaaaaaaggaaattttattcaaaattcagTAGAAATTACTAAACCCATgcgaaaacaaaaatttacagaTTATTTGCCCTGTACAAACTGTCTAGGTTTCTACTCAAAGAAACTTTTGTGGAAACATATGAAAAAGTGCACACAAAATTCGAATAAAACTACTGTAAATGTTCAATCTGAAGCCCAAAACCTAttattaagacatttaaaaatagatgaaAAACTTAAGGATACTGTATTTCTGCGAATGAGAGCCGATAAAACATCACTTGTTGCCAAATCAGATGTCCTGATATGTAGTTTTGGAACACAGTACATGAAAACCCACAgggaaaaacattttgtaaacgTAATTTCTCGAAAAATGAGGGAATTAGCGAAATTATTGCAAGAAATGAAAAAGATTAATCCTTccataaaagatttatttgacGCACTTAGACCGATACACTACGACACCATTGTGGCAGCTACAAAAATAGTGGGAAAGTATGACTCTGAAAAAGATAGATTTGAATCACCCACATTTGCTATGAACATTTCTACTAGTATAAAACAATGCTGCAATATagcaattttatttgcattaaaaaaacatggaCCTTACATGGAAACAAACACGGCAGAAATAGAAGCAGacctaaaaactttaattcaaATCATTGACTCAAATTGGAAATTTGATATATCTAGCCAAGCAGCATCTGATCTTAACACAAATAAGTGGAATAAAGTAACCATAGTCCCGTTAGCTAATGACTTAAAAATCCTAAAAGAATACCTCGGAAAAAATCAGAAGAAGCTGCGAACAAAATCAAAGaaggtttatttaatgtttcgaCTTATATTCAGCTATTAG
- the LOC116776389 gene encoding WW domain-binding protein 11: METPILLPLILLLAIVYNAQCAPSRRSRAAAIPEETDVGRQSKLEDEFKVTTTKTPAATNRRNKALNLFRGFFPSFLSSGLDYAEDDDDDVTFAVNDDRFDEEDLSRTIPNKRKQQNKKKNGNSDSYPNDNINSLQYDNSPIFYIRLPPTPYMFVPGLGYVSQPPSLGPMAPMLPPGVPQQADPFINLPIDFVSNGKPTGVYQWSGAAGYPPAPQMDPFGYGPSPPVMPPAPRPEYKPSFTKPKPVPTNSKITNLKGPYVFNGKPSDSVYVLRDTYNSIYSDALQNFYP, from the coding sequence ATGGAGACTCCAATTCTGCTGCCACTTATCCTTTTATTAGCCATCGTCTATAATGCTCAGTGTGCGCCTTCGAGAAGATCAAGGGCTGCGGCGATCCCAGAGGAAACAGATGTCGGCAGACAAAGCAAACTCGAAGACGAATTTAAAGTCACGACCACGAAGACTCCAGCGGCTACAAATAGAAGAAATAAGGCATTAAATCTATTCCGAGGCTTCTTTCCCTCTTTTCTCTCCTCAGGTCTTGATTATGCTGAGGATGACGATGATGACGTCACTTTTGCAGTGAATGATGACCGTTTTGACGAAGAAGACTTATCTCGGACAATTCCAAACAAACGCAAGCAACAAAACAAGAAAAAGAATGGCAATTCGGATTCCTATCCAAACGACAACATAAACTCCCTCCAGTATGATAATTCTCCTATTTTCTATATCAGATTACCCCCCACTCCGTACATGTTTGTGCCTGGATTGGGTTACGTTTCTCAACCACCGTCTCTTGGGCCTATGGCTCCTATGCTGCCTCCAGGTGTTCCGCAGCAAGCTGATCCCTTTATAAACCTGCCCATTGACTTCGTTTCCAATGGAAAACCCACTGGAGTATATCAATGGAGCGGTGCAGCAGGGTACCCTCCAGCTCCTCAAATGGATCCTTTCGGATATGGACCGTCCCCACCGGTTATGCCACCAGCCCCTCGTCCAGAATACAAACCATCCTTCACCAAGCCAAAACCAGTTCCTACAAACTCCAAAATCACGAATCTCAAGGGACCATATGTTTTCAACGGAAAACCCAGCGATAGCGTATATGTTCTTCGCGATACTTACAATTCAATTTACTCGGATGCCCTACAAAACTTCTACCCTTAA